In the genome of Candidatus Reidiella endopervernicosa, one region contains:
- a CDS encoding CerR family C-terminal domain-containing protein yields the protein MDAQNKLRKNSDSRGSLCRVWYDAATVREICSRAGANIAAVNYHFGDKRNLYASIFDRVFEAVRAYRTPFLPRSEPPEQRLAIYVRAFFEELYYCEEDQREAGDIAAIYLMEMARPTEALDHIVQAYIAADAEELQDIVTAMLGPDAEPEVVLNCASSIAGQVLYYYHAQPLIARLHPEVPAIRERVDALVDHVVRFSLAGVSSFKQGSNG from the coding sequence TTGGATGCCCAAAACAAGCTTCGCAAAAATAGCGACTCCCGGGGCAGTCTTTGCAGAGTCTGGTACGATGCGGCGACGGTGCGTGAGATCTGCAGCCGGGCGGGGGCGAATATCGCCGCTGTTAATTATCATTTTGGTGATAAGCGTAACCTCTACGCCTCGATTTTCGATCGTGTTTTTGAGGCGGTACGCGCCTATCGCACACCATTTCTGCCGCGTAGTGAACCCCCCGAGCAGCGGTTGGCTATCTATGTTCGTGCCTTCTTCGAGGAGCTCTACTACTGCGAGGAGGATCAGCGGGAGGCGGGTGATATCGCCGCTATCTATCTGATGGAGATGGCCCGGCCTACTGAAGCACTCGACCATATCGTGCAGGCCTACATCGCCGCCGATGCCGAGGAGCTGCAGGATATCGTTACCGCGATGCTCGGTCCTGATGCCGAACCGGAAGTGGTACTCAACTGCGCCTCGAGTATCGCCGGACAGGTGCTCTACTACTACCACGCGCAGCCGTTGATCGCCCGTCTCCATCCCGAAGTTCCAGCGATTAGAGAACGTGTCGACGCGTTGGTCGACCATGTGGTGAGATTTTCACTGGCAGGTGTCAGCAGCTTCAAGCAGGGGAGTAACGGATGA
- a CDS encoding efflux RND transporter periplasmic adaptor subunit, giving the protein MMKMMRLLISTLLFGASVVSVQGAEESQTVVTAQPAFRQVSLTGFSRAHARLPLVAESSGKVLSANADVGDVIGPKGFFARLDPTFIKLDIEANRIQQKQLRSRIDYDKLEAKRYRELSSKGSASKSRLDELEQQLRDSRLRLAELKVHEKTLAERLQRTAVTAPIGWRVTSRLIEPGQRVNEGEVLGEVADFSQLLVPFALTPSQFAAIRQQQDQLELTLPDWGVSVAATLYRINPGFDQDTRKIVVELQLAGELPERRGGLRLLLDLKLPERSGAVTLPAAAVEESYDEFWLTREDGERIRVVQLGVHNTDSEQRYLRLASPQIKAGDRFILRGGE; this is encoded by the coding sequence ATGATGAAGATGATGAGATTGCTGATTTCGACGTTGCTGTTCGGTGCGTCGGTAGTGAGTGTGCAGGGTGCCGAAGAGTCGCAGACGGTGGTAACGGCACAGCCCGCCTTTCGCCAGGTTTCCCTAACTGGTTTCTCACGTGCCCATGCGCGGTTGCCGCTGGTGGCTGAGAGCAGTGGCAAGGTGTTGAGTGCGAATGCAGATGTCGGGGATGTAATCGGCCCGAAGGGATTCTTTGCAAGGCTTGATCCAACTTTTATCAAGCTCGATATCGAGGCGAATCGTATCCAGCAGAAACAACTGCGTTCGCGTATCGATTACGACAAGCTCGAGGCCAAGCGCTACCGGGAGCTGAGCAGTAAGGGGAGTGCCTCCAAGTCGCGCCTTGATGAGTTGGAGCAGCAGCTGCGCGATAGCCGCCTGCGTCTGGCTGAGCTGAAGGTGCATGAGAAAACCCTGGCGGAGCGGCTGCAGCGAACCGCAGTTACGGCACCCATCGGGTGGCGAGTGACCAGTCGTCTGATCGAGCCCGGCCAGCGGGTGAATGAGGGCGAAGTGCTGGGGGAGGTGGCCGATTTCTCACAGCTGCTGGTCCCCTTTGCCCTGACACCGAGTCAGTTCGCGGCAATACGACAGCAGCAGGATCAACTTGAGCTGACCCTGCCAGACTGGGGCGTGAGTGTTGCAGCGACCCTATACCGGATTAATCCCGGTTTCGATCAAGATACGCGCAAGATCGTGGTCGAGCTGCAGTTGGCGGGAGAGCTACCCGAACGGCGTGGCGGTCTGCGACTGCTGCTCGATCTGAAACTACCAGAGCGTAGCGGTGCGGTAACGCTTCCCGCTGCGGCGGTAGAGGAGAGTTATGACGAGTTTTGGCTGACCCGAGAGGATGGCGAGCGAATCAGGGTCGTACAGCTCGGTGTTCACAATACAGATAGCGAGCAGCGCTATCTGCGCCTCGCCTCGCCGCAGATCAAAGCGGGTGATCGCTTCATCCTGCGTGGGGGCGAGTAA
- a CDS encoding S1 family peptidase, which yields MVNRITLHSALLLALFACSSISHAADEARQLFSALKQQVYQVRVLDTYTSDQSSIGSGFLVTADGHIATNYHVVSSYVQKPENFRLEVKQHDDTHLQAKLVGFDIINDLAILQIEQRETAYFSISDGGPQQGERIYSIGNPHDLGMTIIEGNYNGLVETSRYDRLHFSGSLNPGMSGGPAVNQAGRVVGINVSKGGEHISFLVPAIKLRQLIDNLSDSTPSSEYQRQIGKALFSDQNQFYSSLFNAKTPLTPFGELLLPGQLKQSLKCWGHAEESPEIRYSSFHKHCKSQDNLYIDSDFRTGTFVYNYEWFDADRLNTAQFYNTLEKRFEHPRFGNTSDKERITEFACTTHFVTLADHSWKVSNCLRSYRDYAELYDASLLMVSVDEYEKAALITVGASGISKQNALSLFKLFMESMQWKS from the coding sequence ATGGTGAACCGAATCACCCTCCACTCAGCATTACTGCTGGCACTCTTCGCCTGCTCATCGATAAGCCACGCCGCCGATGAGGCACGCCAGCTCTTCAGTGCGCTGAAGCAGCAGGTCTATCAGGTACGGGTACTCGACACCTACACCTCGGATCAGTCGAGCATCGGCTCCGGCTTTCTCGTCACTGCAGATGGTCATATAGCCACCAACTATCACGTCGTCTCAAGCTATGTGCAGAAACCAGAGAATTTCCGGCTCGAGGTAAAACAGCACGACGATACCCACCTACAAGCGAAGTTGGTTGGTTTCGACATCATTAACGACCTGGCAATTCTTCAGATCGAACAGCGCGAAACCGCCTACTTTTCAATCAGCGATGGAGGCCCTCAACAGGGCGAGCGCATCTACTCAATCGGTAATCCCCACGATCTCGGCATGACGATTATCGAAGGCAACTATAACGGTCTGGTTGAAACCTCACGTTACGACCGCCTCCACTTCTCCGGCTCGCTCAATCCCGGCATGAGCGGTGGCCCCGCCGTTAATCAGGCCGGCCGCGTGGTCGGTATCAACGTCTCCAAGGGGGGCGAGCATATTAGTTTCCTGGTACCGGCGATCAAACTCCGACAGCTTATCGACAACCTCTCTGATTCGACCCCATCGAGCGAGTACCAGAGACAGATCGGCAAGGCACTATTCAGTGATCAGAATCAGTTCTACAGCTCTCTTTTCAACGCAAAAACACCGCTGACTCCATTTGGCGAACTGCTGTTACCCGGCCAGCTCAAGCAGTCACTCAAGTGCTGGGGCCACGCCGAGGAGAGTCCGGAGATCCGCTACAGCAGCTTTCATAAACACTGCAAAAGCCAGGACAATCTCTATATCGACAGCGATTTCAGAACCGGTACCTTCGTCTACAACTATGAGTGGTTCGATGCCGATCGGTTAAACACAGCACAGTTCTACAACACACTGGAGAAACGCTTCGAACACCCCCGCTTCGGGAACACCAGTGACAAGGAACGCATCACCGAGTTTGCTTGCACAACCCATTTTGTCACCCTCGCAGACCATTCATGGAAAGTTTCTAATTGTCTGCGCAGCTACCGCGACTACGCGGAGCTCTACGACGCTTCACTATTGATGGTCTCGGTCGACGAGTATGAGAAGGCTGCGTTGATCACAGTGGGTGCCAGCGGCATTAGCAAGCAGAACGCCCTCTCGCTCTTCAAACTGTTTATGGAGTCGATGCAATGGAAGAGCTAG